From the Deinococcus misasensis DSM 22328 genome, one window contains:
- a CDS encoding ABC transporter substrate-binding protein, which translates to MKKVLAAVTVSLLAASAAAQSKQLEIFSWWAGDEGPALEALIKQYKAKYPNVDVQNATVTGGSGVNARAVLKTRMLGGDPPDSFQVHAGQELTGTWVAAGRMEDLSALYKEQNWNKVYPKGLLDLISTNGKPWVVPVNVHRSNVMWYVPSKLKEWGITPPKTWDQFFTVCKSLQAKGVTPLALGENWTQQHLWESVALGTLGPADYLNLWNRKLKFNSPKAVKVWENFGKVLACTNSDASGLSWQQAVDKVVAGDAAFNIMGDWAAGYLSTTLKLEPGVGFGYVPSPGTGGTFIMLADAFGLPKGVKNKTEVMNWLRLIGSKAGQDAFNPIKGSISPRNDSDLSKYNKYSQSAAKDFRTNKIVGSLVHGAAANEAFMSNFATVMEIYLSTKSASKAANAAEAIATQTNLGK; encoded by the coding sequence ATGAAGAAAGTACTCGCCGCTGTAACCGTTTCGCTGCTGGCCGCCTCTGCTGCAGCCCAGTCCAAGCAACTGGAGATCTTCTCCTGGTGGGCTGGAGATGAAGGACCCGCTCTGGAAGCCCTCATCAAACAGTACAAAGCCAAGTACCCCAACGTAGATGTGCAAAACGCCACCGTGACCGGCGGGTCCGGTGTGAACGCCCGTGCAGTGCTGAAAACCCGCATGCTCGGTGGCGATCCACCAGACTCCTTCCAGGTGCACGCAGGTCAAGAACTGACCGGTACCTGGGTGGCTGCAGGCCGCATGGAAGACCTCAGCGCACTCTACAAAGAGCAAAACTGGAACAAGGTTTACCCCAAAGGCCTGCTGGACCTGATCAGCACCAACGGCAAACCCTGGGTGGTTCCGGTCAACGTTCACCGCTCCAACGTGATGTGGTACGTCCCCAGCAAACTCAAAGAGTGGGGCATCACCCCTCCCAAAACCTGGGATCAATTCTTCACGGTCTGCAAATCCCTACAAGCCAAAGGCGTAACCCCTCTGGCCCTCGGTGAAAACTGGACCCAGCAGCACCTGTGGGAAAGCGTGGCTCTGGGCACCCTCGGTCCCGCCGACTACCTGAACCTCTGGAACCGCAAACTGAAATTCAACAGCCCCAAAGCTGTGAAAGTCTGGGAAAACTTCGGTAAAGTGCTGGCCTGCACCAACTCCGATGCCTCTGGCCTCAGCTGGCAACAGGCTGTGGATAAAGTCGTCGCTGGCGACGCTGCCTTCAACATCATGGGCGACTGGGCTGCTGGATACCTCTCCACCACCCTGAAACTCGAACCCGGAGTGGGCTTCGGCTATGTGCCTTCCCCCGGCACCGGCGGTACCTTCATCATGCTGGCAGACGCCTTCGGCCTGCCCAAAGGCGTGAAGAACAAAACCGAAGTCATGAACTGGCTGCGCCTGATTGGTTCCAAAGCTGGACAGGATGCCTTCAACCCCATCAAGGGTTCCATCTCTCCCCGCAATGACTCTGACCTCAGCAAGTACAACAAGTACTCCCAGTCTGCTGCAAAAGACTTCCGCACCAACAAGATCGTGGGCAGCCTGGTGCACGGCGCTGCTGCCAACGAAGCTTTCATGAGCAACTTCGCCACCGTGATGGAAATCTACCTGTCCACCAAGAGCGCTTCCAAAGCTGCCAATGCTGCAGAAGCCATTGCCACCCAGACCAACCTGGGCAAGTAA